The nucleotide sequence TACCGCGGTGCCATCACCTACAAGCCCGTCGAGCAAGGCAGCATCTACCTCGGCTACGGCACGTCCTTCAATCCCTCCACCGAGAACCTGACGTACATCGCTGCCCCCACCGGCACGAACAACACGCTCAGCCTCTTCCAGGCGGACCCGGAGGAAAACGAGACCATCGAGCTGGGCACCAAGTGGGAGTTCTTCAATGACAAGCTCCTCCTCAGCGGTGCGATCTTCCGCACGGAGAAGACGAATGCGCGCACGACCGATCCGGCCGACCCGACCGTGGTCACGCTGACCGGCGAGCAGGTGGTGGAGGGCTTCGAGCTCGGCTTCACCGGCGCCATCACGGACAACTGGCGCATCATCGGTGGCTACACCTACCTCGAGAGCGAGGTGAAGGCCTCCGCCGTGGCCGCAGAGCGCGGCTCCGAGGTGAGCAATACGCCGAAGAATTCCTTCAGCCTCTGGACCGTCTATGACCTGCCGAAGGGCTTCTCCGTCGGCGTGGGCACCCAGTACGTGGACAGCCGCTACAACAACAACAACCCGACCACACGCCAGGAGGCCCCCGACTTCACCCTCGTGAATGCGATGGCCAGCTACGCGATGAACGAGAACGTCACCTTCCAGCTCAATGTCGATAACGTCTTCGATGAAGACTACATCGACCGCGTGGGCGGTGGCCACTTCGTCCCCGGCCAGGGCCGCTCGATCATCCTGAGCGCGAATATGAACTTCTAACCGTTCCCCCTCCTTTCATAGGTTGCTGCAACGGGTCGGGAGGTACGCCAGGGCGTGCTTCCCGGCCCGATTTTCCGTCTTTCGTCAATGTCCGCCGCCAATCCAGCCCCCGTAGAGTCCGCCTTGAAATCCACCGCCGACGCGAAGAAGCGGAAGGCCTTCTGGACAAAGCAATTCTACCTCTGGCACTGGGTCAGCAGCGCCATCTGCCTGGCGGCGATGCTCCTCTTCGCCTTCACCGGCATCACGCTGAACCACGCGAAGGACATCCCCGCGAAGCCGAAGGTGAACGAGGTGAAGCTCGTCCTGCCGGAGGACCTCGCGAAGTCCATCGCCTACCAGAATGAGGCGGACACCGAGGCGCCGCTGCCGGATGAGATCTCCAAGTGGCTCGCCAAGGAGCTGCGCACCACCGTGAAGGGCAAGTCCGCCGAGTGGTCGGAATTCGAGATCTATCTCAGCCTGCCGCGCCCGGGTGGCGATGCCTGGCTGACCATCGACCGCGAGACCGGCGACGTGGTGTACGAGCTCACGAAGCGCGGCGCGATCTCCTACCTGAACGACCTGCACAAGGGCCGGAACACGGGCACCGCGTGGTCGCTCTTCCTCGACGTCTTTTCGGTGGCCTGCATCGTCTTCTGCCTTACCGGTCTGGCGCTCCTGTGGGTGCATGCGAAGCGCCGCCCGAGGACGTGGCCCGCCGTCATCGCCGGCATCCTGTTGCCCGTCATCATCATCATCTTCTTCGTCCATTGATCTGATCCCCATGAAAAAAGCATTCCTGCTGCTGACACCGGGACTCGCCACGGCGGGTGCCGGGGAAGTCCAGCTCACCATCGAAATCCCCCGGCTCGAAGTGGCCGAGTACCACCGCCCCTACATCGCCGCCTGGCTGGAGAAGCCGGACAAATCCCACGCCGCGAACCTGACCGTGTGGTACGACACGGAGATGAAGAACGCCGAGGGCGAGAAGTGGCTGAAGGACATCCGCCAGTGGTGGCGGAAGAGCGGCCGCTCGCTGAAGATGCCCGTGGACGGCGTGAGCAGCCCCACACGCCCCGTGGGCACGCACACCGTGGCCATCTCGGACAAGGCCGTGGACATGACCAAGCTGGCGGAAGGTGAATACACGCTCGTCGTGGAGGCCTCCCGCGAGGTCGGCGGCCGCGAGATGGTCCGCGTGCCCTTCAAGTGGGACGGCAAGACCACCGTGGATGCCTCCGGCGCCGGCAAGACCGAGCTCGGCAAGGTGGCCATCAAGATCGAGACGCAAGCTTCCAACTGAACACCGCTTCCCAAGCCAACCGCATCATGAACAAGAAACCGATTCTGGCGCTCGCCGCCCTCGTCGCCCTCTCCAGCCCGGCGCTCGCGCACCGCTTCTGGATCGTGCCGTCCTCCACCGTGCTCTCCGGCGAGCAACCGTGGGTCACCTTTGACGCCGCCGTTTCCAACAATCTCTTCTTCCCCGACCACGTCGCTCCCGCCGTGGAAGCCTTCCAGGCCACCGGCCCGGACGGCAAGGAAGTGACCCTGCAGAATGGCGCGAAGGGCAAGTACCGCACCGTCTTCGACATCGCGCTGGAAAAGGAAGGCACCTACCGCGTGGGCACCGTGCGCGAGATGATCCTCGCCACCTGGAAGGAAGACGGCGAGACGAAGAACTTCCGTGGCAGCGCCGCCGACTTCAAGGCCGCCGCCCTGGACGGCAAGCCGGAGCTGAGCGTGACGGAGAGCTACTCGCGCGTGGAGACCTACGTGACCCGCGGCGAGCCGAACAAGGAAGCGCTGAAGCCCACGGGCAAGGGCCTGGAGGTCGTCTTCGACCAGACGCACCCGAACGACCTCTTCGCCGGGGAGAAGTCCGTCTTCACCCTCCACCTGAATGGCAAGCCGGCCGCAGGCGTGAAGGTCAGCATCATCAAGGGCGACGACCGCTACCGCAGCGAGGCCGGCGAGATCGCCGCGACCACGAATGAGAAGGGTGAATTCGAAGTCACCTGGCCGGAAGCCGGTCGCTTCTGGGTGAATGCCGCCGTGGGTGGTGGCCGCGGCCCGGGTGCCGGTGGCCCGCCGCAGGCTGGTGGCCAGAAGCCCGCCGGTGCCCCTGCACAAGGTGGCGGTGGCGGCGGTGGTGGTGCCCGCTCCGGCTACACCGCTGTCTTCGAGGTGCTTCCCGAGTGATCGACCCCGGTCACATCATGACCTCGCGCCGGGTCGTCATCCCGCGCGATCTCCCAGCGAATGCACTCCGCGGGGCCGGCAGCGGCCTCCCGGTGTGCGAGCTGGAGGGGGAAACCATGGGCACCTCCTGGAGTGCCCGCCTGCAGCTTCCGCGCGGTCTCGACCGGGAATGGGCGGAAGCCGCGCTCACCTCGTCCTTTGCGCTCGTCATCCAGCAGATGAGCCATTGGGATCCGGCCTCGGAGCTGTGCCGCTACAATCGCGGCGCGCCCGGCTCGTGGCACGGCATCTCGCCGGAATTCTTCACCGTACTGTCCCGCGCGGTCGATGTCGCCCGCGCGTCTGGCGGCCTGCTGGACCCCACGCTCGGGGAGATCGTGGACCTCCATGGCCACGGTCCCTCGGGGCCCGGCCACCATCATCCCGGGCGGGTGCCGGAGGCCCGCGGCAGGGCAGGGTGGGAGAGGCTGAGATTTGACCCCATGGGCCGCGCCTGGCAGCCCGGCGGCCTGCGGCTCGACCTGTCCTCGATCGCGAAGGGCTACGCCGTGGATCTCGCCGCCGAGCGGCTGGCCTCGCTGGGCGTGGAGCACTTCCTCATCGAGATCGGCGGGGAATTGCGCGGCCACGGGTGCAAGCCGGATGGCGAGCCATGGTGGGTCTCGCTGTCCCGGCCCTCGGGCTCGGAGGATCTGCCGGAGACCGTCATCGCGCTCTGCGGGCTGTCCATCGCCACGTCCGGCGATGCCTACCGGCGCCACCTCATCGACCCGCGCACGGCGGACGCTGCCGATGGAAGGCTCGCCGCTGTCACCGTCCTCGCCCCG is from Luteolibacter flavescens and encodes:
- a CDS encoding DUF2271 domain-containing protein; the protein is MKKAFLLLTPGLATAGAGEVQLTIEIPRLEVAEYHRPYIAAWLEKPDKSHAANLTVWYDTEMKNAEGEKWLKDIRQWWRKSGRSLKMPVDGVSSPTRPVGTHTVAISDKAVDMTKLAEGEYTLVVEASREVGGREMVRVPFKWDGKTTVDASGAGKTELGKVAIKIETQASN
- a CDS encoding FAD:protein FMN transferase encodes the protein MTSRRVVIPRDLPANALRGAGSGLPVCELEGETMGTSWSARLQLPRGLDREWAEAALTSSFALVIQQMSHWDPASELCRYNRGAPGSWHGISPEFFTVLSRAVDVARASGGLLDPTLGEIVDLHGHGPSGPGHHHPGRVPEARGRAGWERLRFDPMGRAWQPGGLRLDLSSIAKGYAVDLAAERLASLGVEHFLIEIGGELRGHGCKPDGEPWWVSLSRPSGSEDLPETVIALCGLSIATSGDAYRRHLIDPRTADAADGRLAAVTVLAPSCMDADAWATAFFIAGAEEGMRLAERERLPALFTLRHADGEDGGGREGCRYTEQWSPAFAAMLD
- a CDS encoding DUF4198 domain-containing protein translates to MNKKPILALAALVALSSPALAHRFWIVPSSTVLSGEQPWVTFDAAVSNNLFFPDHVAPAVEAFQATGPDGKEVTLQNGAKGKYRTVFDIALEKEGTYRVGTVREMILATWKEDGETKNFRGSAADFKAAALDGKPELSVTESYSRVETYVTRGEPNKEALKPTGKGLEVVFDQTHPNDLFAGEKSVFTLHLNGKPAAGVKVSIIKGDDRYRSEAGEIAATTNEKGEFEVTWPEAGRFWVNAAVGGGRGPGAGGPPQAGGQKPAGAPAQGGGGGGGGARSGYTAVFEVLPE
- a CDS encoding PepSY-associated TM helix domain-containing protein → MSAANPAPVESALKSTADAKKRKAFWTKQFYLWHWVSSAICLAAMLLFAFTGITLNHAKDIPAKPKVNEVKLVLPEDLAKSIAYQNEADTEAPLPDEISKWLAKELRTTVKGKSAEWSEFEIYLSLPRPGGDAWLTIDRETGDVVYELTKRGAISYLNDLHKGRNTGTAWSLFLDVFSVACIVFCLTGLALLWVHAKRRPRTWPAVIAGILLPVIIIIFFVH